CGCCGTGGTCTTGCAGGACATGGCCCAGATCCTCGGCCCGCTCTGCAACCAGTTGCATATCCCTGAGCAACCCGATCTGCTCAGCACGGCGACTATGTGGCATTTGTCTACCGTGATCGAGGGCACACTCAAAGCCCCCGAACAGAGTGCGATTGCACTGGCCAACCGCCTGCACCCGACACCGGCGCTGTGCGGCAAGCCCACAGCGCTTGCGTACCAACACATTGATGCGCTGGAAGGGCATGGCCGCGGACTGTTCTCCGGGATCGTCGGCTGGTGCGACAATCAGGGCAATGGTGAATGGGTGGTGGTGATCCGCTGTGGTTACCTGCAAGCCAACCTGGCAACCCTGTTTGCCGGAGCCGGCATTGTCGCCGCCTCCGATCCCAGCTCAGAATGGCTGGAAACCGAAGCCAAATTAAACACTATGCTGAACGCGCTGGACGTACGGCATGCCTATCACTTAGCAACGAAACACACACTATGAGTATTGAATATACCCCGTGGCCCGAAGATCTGGCCGCCCACTACCGCGCCCAGGGCTACTGGCAGGATAAACCGCTCACCAGTATTTTGCACGAGCAACTGACGCACAACGGACAAGGCATTGCCGTGGCCGATGCCAACCGACAGCTGAGCTATCAGCAGCTGGATGACTACAGCTCGAACCTGGCGGCGCAGCTGGCCAGCCAGGGGCTGCAATCAGGCGACACGGCGCTGGTTCAGCTGCCCAACTGTGTGGAGTTTTACATCAGCTTTTTTGCGCTACTTAAACTCGGTGTTGCCCCTGTGTGTGCCCTGTTTAATCATCAGCGCACTGAGCTGCAAAGCTACTGCGAAATTCTGCAGCCCAAGCTGTTGATCGTCTCATCAGCTCAGGCGCTGTTTGCCGATGAGTCGTTCACGCACGAGCTGTATAATCGTTTTGCCTGTATCAGCCACATCATGGTGGATCACACCAAAGGCAATAGCGAACTGAAACAGGCCTATTTACAAACGCGTACCTTTAATGCACCAAAGCTCAATCCAGAAGATGTTGCGTTTTTCCAGCTTTCTGGCGGCAGCACAGGTACTCCGAAGCTGATCCCGCGCACCCACAATGATTACCTCTATTCTGTGGTCGCCAGCCGGGATATTTGCCAGCTGCACGGCGACACCCGCTATTTGTGTGCCCTGCCGGCACCGCATAACTTCCCGCTCAGCTCACCCGGTGCACTGGGTGTGTTCGCCGCCGGCGGCTCCGTGATCCTGGCCTCCGATCCCAGCCCCAGCCACTGTTTTCCTTTAATTGAACGCTTTGCCATCACCCACACCGCACTGGTGCCACCGGCCTTGCAGCTGTGGTTGCAACACGCCCCACAGAGCCAGCATGACCTGAGCAGCCTGGCGCTGATCCAGGTTGGCGGTGCCAAACTCAGCCGCACAGTGGCCGAGCAGGTCAGGCCGTTGCTGGGTGCCCAGCTCCAGCAAGTCTTTGGTATGGCAGAAGGACTGGTCAACTACACCCGCCATGACGATGACGACGAGCTGGTACTGACCACTCAGGGTCGCCCGATCAGTCCCGACGATGAAATCAAAGTGGTCGATGAGCACGGCCAGCCGGTCGCGCCCGGTGAAGCCGGCAGACTTCTGACCCGCGGCCCGTATACCTTCCGGGGCTATTACAAGTCACCTCAGCATAACGCCAGTGCCTTTGATGCTGACGGATTTTATGCCTCGGGCGATCTGGTGAAACAACTGCCCTCCGGCCACCTGATTGTGGTTGGGCGTGATAAAGATCAGATCAACCGGGGCGGCGAGAAAATCGCAGCCGAAGAAGTGGAAAACCATTTGCTGGGTCATCAGCATATCGAGCAGGTTGCCATTGTCTCTATGCCCGATGCCACGCTGGGCGAAAAAAGCTGTGCCTTTGTCGTCGCAGCCGAAAAACTCACCCCGCTGCAACTGCGCAAGTATCTGCGCCAGCTGGGGATCGCCGATTTTAAAGTGCCCGATAAATTCCAGTTTGTCGCCGACTTACCCCTGACTGCGGTCGGTAAAGTCGATAAAAAAGCCCTCCGCGCCACCTTCGACGGCCAGGCCTGATTAATAAAAGAAGCAAAAACACCATGAGTATTCCTAAGCTATCCCATTACCCGTTACCCCGCGCTGCGGAGTTGCCCGAAAACCGCGTTGACTGGCAGCTTGATGCCAGCCGTGCCGCCTTACTGATCCACGATGTGCAGCATTATTTTGTTGGCTACTATGGCGACAACAATCCGCTGATTGAAACCATGATCAGCCATATTCAGCGCCTTAAACAGTTCTGTTACGAGCAGGACATTCCGGTCTTTTACACCGCGCAACCGATCAAACAGGGCCAGCATGAACGCGGGCTGCTAAGCGATATGTGGGGCCCGGGCTTGCAAGACCCAGCCCAGCAACCGATTGTTGATGCGCTGGCCCCTTCCGAGCAAGACGTGGTACTGACCAAGTGGCGCTACAGTGCTTTTCAAAAGTGCGACTTTGAACAGCAACTGCAAGAACGCGGCCGTGATCAGCTGATGATCGTTGGCATCTATGGCCATATCGGGGTGATGACCACCGCGGTCGACGCCTTTATGCGTGATATTCAGCCCTTTGTGATTGCCGATGCGATTGCCGATTTCAGCCGCGATGAGCACCTGATGGCACTGAACTTTGTGGCCGGGCGCTGCGGTAAAGTGGCGACGGTTGCCGAGATCCTGGGCGAAGAAACGCAGGACATCACCACGCTTGAGGGCCTTAAAGCGCATATCCTGCCACTGATTGATTGTGAGGAAGATGAGTTTGATGAACACGAAAGCCTCATCGATTATGGCCTGGACTCCGTACAGGTGATGAACCTGATTGCCCTGTGGCAGCAGCAAGGCATAGAAACCAACTTTATTGAACTGGCCCAGATCCCGACGCTGGCCGCCTGGGTTGAGCTACTCGAAGAGCGTAAGGAGGACTGATGTCCAGCGCTTTGCCATTAACCGATTCGCAGCAGGCCATGTGGCTGCTGCACACCATCAGCGGTCGGGGTACCTTATTTAACGTCGCCGAATGTATCGAGTTTCAGGGTCAGATCTCAGCAACCATGTTACAGCAGGCGCTGGCCCACGTTTGGCAAAGCAGCGACTGTCTGGCGAGCCGGTTTGTCCATGACGCCAGTTTTGTGCCTCAGCTTCGTCCGAACAAGGACGTACCGCAGATCGACATTAAAACTCAGGACATCCAGCCAGAAGACATTCAGGCCTTTGCCAATGACTTTGTTGCACCCTATATGGCACAGAGTTTTTCATTGCCCGATGAGGCCTTGCTAAAACTGACGCTGGTACGCACGCCAGAGCAAGATCTGCTGTTTATTGTCGGCCACCATTTGCTGCTCGACGGCTATGGATTTGGTCTGTTTACTCAGGCACTGAACCGCAGTTACAACGCATTACAAAAAGGCCGGGCATTGCCCAATTTGCGCTTTGGTACACAAAGCCAGTTGCTCGAATGGCAACGCAGCGAAACCTATCTGGCCCGTCAGCAGGTGGCCAAAGCCACGCTGATCGCCTGGCTGGAAAACGCGCCGCCACCACAGAGCTTTAGTGCCAAAGATGCGGACGTCACCGAGGCGAACCGCCGCCAAAGTGCCACTTTGAGCCGCGCAGACTGGCATACCATTCAGTCGGCTGCGACTTTGTGTCAGGCCGCTCATGCCGAGCTGCTGATCGCCGCCGTGTGTGCCGCGCTGGTCGCTAAATCCGCTCAGTACCATGTCACCCTCGGCATGATCATGATGAACCGCCAGCATCAGGTAGAGCTGAGCACCCCCTGTGTGCAGAGCAACGTGATGCCGCTGCCGCTGGAGCTGGATGCCGAAATGACCCTCAGCCAGTGCTGCCGGGTGATCAATCAGGGGATCAAAGCGCTGAAATCGCTGCAAACCTTCCGGGTAGAAGAACTCAAGCGCGAACGCAACAAGCAAGGCCTCAGCCCGCACGTATATGGTCCGACGGTTAACCTGTTGCCCTTTTCAAGCAGCCCAAAATACGGTGCGGTGTCGTGTCAGTCGCATATTCTCAGCGCCGGTGCCACCGACGACATTATGCTGCAATGGCATTTATTGCAGGACCAGCCGGCGAAACTGGATACCGACGCCAATGTCGCGCGCTATACAGATACTGAGCAACAGCAAGTGCAGGCACAGATCTTTGCCGCTGCCCGCTGCTGGTCTGCACAGCCAAACCGCACACTGCATTCGGTGATCGAAGAGCTCAGCGCAGGAGCAGAGTATGCCGTTTGATACCAGACTCAAAGAGGAATATCGCGACAAGCTGGTGTGGATCAGTGGGGTTGGTCAGGGCATTGGCCTGGCCGCGGCGCAGCATTTTCATGCCCTGGGTGCCAAAGTGATTGGCTTTGATCGCCAGTTCAGCGACCTCAGTGTGCTGCATCGCGCGGTGGAGTGTGATTTAAGTGCCCCCGAGCAGCTCGCTCAGCAACTGGACACGCTGATCGCCCAAGGCCTTGCCCCGTATAACCTGATCAGTGTTGCCGGGGTACTGGAGCTGGGCGATTTAGAGCAGCTGACGCTTGCGCAGTGGCAACACTGCCAGCACGTCAACAGCACGGCCGTGTTTACCTTTTTACGTGCCTGCACGCCTCACTTTAAACAACAAGGCACAGGCGCGGTGGTGACCGTCGGCTCCAATGCCGCAAATACGCCACGCCAGCAAATGGCGGCCTATTGCGCCTCCAAAGCCGCGGTGACTCAGCTGACCCTCACAGCCGGACTGGAGCTGGCCAACTTCGGTGTGCGCTGCAATGTCATAGCACCCGGCTCGACGCTGACACCAATGCAAACGGGCATGTGGCAAGATGATCAGGGCGCCCAGCGGGTGATCGATGGCTTTGCGGCCCAGTATAAATTGGGGATCCCGCTGCAAAAGCTAGCCACGGCCGAGGAAATTGCCGACAGTATCGTGTTTGTGGCATCCAGCCTGTCTTCCCATACCACTATGCAGGTACTGACCATTGATGGTGGCGCGACGTTTTAACGTCTCGCCCCATGCGCCTGAGCAATCAGGTCAATGCCTCCAGCTGCTCAGCCTGAGCATCCATAATGCGTTGCGGGTCAAGACAAAACGCCTGGATCACTAACTGATAGATGTGCGCCAGATCGGCAATGTCCTGGACGTCGGCCGATTCGTTCACCTGGTGGATATTGTCGTTTCTGAGACCAAATTCAATTACCTGAGTGTGACTGGAGGCAATAAAGCGCCCGTCGGAGGTGCCACCATCTGTGGTCAGTACCGGCACCTGTCTCACCACCGCTTCGATGGCATTACAGATCAGGGCCACAAACTCATCCGCCTGATTAAAATACGGCGCGCAGGGGCGCTGCCACTCGATGTCGTAATTTAAATCCAGGTCCAGCAGAATGTCGTCGATCAGGCGCTTCAGCTCCGCTTCGTTAAAACGGCTGCTGTAACGAAAATTAAAGCAGACATCACAGGCACCTGGCACCACGTTATCTACAAACTCGCCGCTGTTGAGCTGAGTCACCTGAAATGTGGTGCCCGGCATCTGTGGCGTACCTTTGTCCCATTCCAGCGCCAGTAAGCGCTGTAATAAACGCGCGGTATGATGGGTGGCATTGTCGCAGTTGTGCGGATAAGCCACATGACCCTGACGCCCGTACACCCGGATATGCGCAGACAAAGAGCCGCGACGACCAATTTTGAGTACATCACCCAGTGTTTTGCGACTTGATGGCTCACCGACTAGGCAGTAATCTGGCAGATGATCGATCCCCTGCTGCTTGAGATGGCTCATCAGCGCGGCCGTGCCGTGCTCCGCCTCGCCTTCTTCATCACAGGTGATCAAAAACATCAGGCTGCCACGCGTACACTGCGCCAGAATAGATTCGACAGCGGCAATAAAGCAGGCAATTGCGCCCTTCATATCTGCAACGCCACGACCATACAAGCGACCATCCTGAATGTTGGCGGCAAAGGGCGGACTTTGCCACAACTCTAGTGGGCCCGGCGGCACCACATCCAGGTGTCCGGCAAAGGCCAGCGTCTCACCGGGCCCAAACACGCGTTTGGCCACCAGGTTGCGCACGCCCTGACGAGTGACTTCATGGCAGTCAAAGCCAAGCGACTGTAACTTGCGCACTAAAAAGCAGAAGCTGCCGGCATCGTCCGGGGTAATGGATTTATAACGCACCAATTTTTGAGTCAGTGCAATGGCCTGTTCACTTAATGTCGCACAGCGTTTCAGAGCCGTTCCGGCAACTTGCATATGGCTTTACCCGTTTATTCTTAGTTATTGAAATAATGGACAAAAGTAAAACCTTTGCCCCGGTTGATTAGCTAGACGAGCAGATGGGTAAAAAATTCATATTAATTGCCGGATTTTTGCCCTGGATCAATGCGATTTTTTTCATCGCGCTTTGTGCTGATTTCCCCCGCTTCAGCCCTAAAGAAACGCCCGCAGCCTTCGTCCTTAAAGGCAAGAAACACTATTTCACGCAGCTTTGCGTGTGGTTAAGGTAATCAAAGGCAAAACAATGAAACTATACGACGTGATTGGGATTGGATTTGGTCCCGCCAACCTGGCGCTGGCCATCGCCCTTCAGGAACAAAATAAACTGAGCGACCGAGTCTGCTTTATCGAAAAGCAGCAGGACTTTTTATGGCATGGCGGCATGTTGCTGGACAACACCACGATGCAGATCTCGTTTTTAAAAGATCTGGTCTCGCTGCGTAACCCAACCAGTCACTTCAGCTTTATTAACTATCTGCACCATAACAAGCGCCTCGACAACTTTATCAACCTGAAAACCTTCTATCCGTCACGACATGAATTCAACGATTACCTGGGCTGGGCCGCCAGCCACTTCCGCGATTATTGTCATTTTGGTGAGCAGGTGTGCGCCGTAGAGCCGGTGCTGCTGGACGGCCAGGTTGATCACCTCAAAGTGATCAGTCGCGACAGCGAAGGTCAGCAAAGTGTGCGCCTGACCAAGCACCTGGTGGTCAGTGTGGGTGGCTCGGCCAAAGTACCGGCGCCATTCGATGCCCTGCAGGACGCCGAGAACGTCTGGCACTCGTCACAATATCTGCATAACAAGGACAAAGTACAAGACGGCGATCGCGTTGCGGTGATTGGTGCCGGTCAAAGTGGTGCCGAGATCTTTGCCGATCTGGCAGCGATGACCGAGCAGCCTGAGGTCGATATGATCATGCGCGCCGGTGCGATGAAACCTGCCGACTCCAGTCCGTTTGTTAATGAGATCTTTGATCCCGGCTTTACCGACGTGGTCTTCAGCAAGTCGCCGGAGCAAAGAGATCGTTACTTTAACGAGTTTCGCAGCACCAACTATTCAGTGGTCGATGAGCCACTGATCGACCACATTTACGCCAGCCTGTACCAACAAAAACTCAACGGCACAGATCGTCTGGCGATCCGCAACCGTACCAGTGTCAATGCAGCCCGCATTAATGCCGAGGGTAAAGTGGTTCTGGAGCTGGAAAACATCCATGGTGTCAGCCAGGTGGAGTATGATCAGCTGGTGCTGGCCACAGGCTACCAGTATCCGAGCCGCTCACCGCTGCTTGAGCAGGTAAGTGAGTGGTTACAACCTAACATTACCCGTCACTACCAGCTGGAGACCAGCGAGCAGTTCAAGCCCAAGATCTTCACTCAGGGTGTGAATGAGCAAACCCATGGGATCAGTGATTCTCTGCTGTCTATTCTGGCGGTGCGCTCCGCTGAGATTGTCGACGCCCTCGAGCTGTGATCTCCCTGTTACGGGCTTCCATCGGAGCCCGTTTTTTCTTTCCTAGCGCCCCCTTCATATAAGCCAAACGCGTCTTTACCCCTAAAAACACATAAAAAAACCGCTTTGCAGCGGCTTTTTAAGCGGTAGCGGGAGGTTAATCCCGCTGAGTAAGTTTGGCTATCAAATCGGCCTGAACCGCTACGGCGCGAATGATCTGCTGGTGATCATCCTCTGTGTGGGTCGCCGTCACTGTGCTGCCCAGTATGGTTTGATAGGCCGCCGTCGCTGCGGGGTCGGCATCCGTTGACCACCAGGCGTGTGCCCGTTCGGTCACACCATCCAGAGTGTAATCCGGCTGATGTTCTCTTGGTTCCATCCGGGCCAGTCGATACAGCTCAAACCCGTCGGACAGCAGTTTGCCAAGCTCCTGCTGTGGCAGCAGTAGCAGCTCTTCGTTGAACAGCTCAGCAAAACGAGTGCGATGTACCACCAGCCAGGCTGCCAGCGTATCTGAATTATTCAGGTCTTGCTGTAAGGCCTCGCTGAGCTCTGCCAAAAACGCCTGATGCAATGCAGCGTCGACCGATTGGGCTGCCCCACCGATCCACTCCAGCGCCCAGTCGGACCAATTCAGCTGCGTCGCAGCAAAGTCGCTACACGGGTTCCAGCTGTCCACGAGATACACCTGACGCACGTTGCGCCCCTGTGCTTTAAGTGTGCGGGCCACCAGCACTGCCAGTGCGCCACCCAGTGACCAGCCCATCAGATGGAAAGTCCCCTGCGGCTGCGCCGCCATCAGCGCCTCTGCGTAGTACTCAGCCAGCGCCGTCAGGCCATTAATGTCTGACAGGTTCGCCGCCGGCGCCACCCCGACACAGTTAAACTGACCCGTGAGCTGCTCGGCCAGCGGTCGGTATGGTGCCGTCAGGCCATTGCCTTCATGGAAGCAATACAAGGTCTCGGCATTATCCGTGTGCGGATTCAGCGGCTGCAACACAGAATTATCGGCGTTTTGCATAGCCGCCACCAGCGCCGCCAAATCGCTCGCCTGCCACAGTTGCTTGAGTGCCAGCGGCTGCTCACTGCGCTGCTGCCACAGGCTGATCACTTTCAGCCCGGAAATGGAGTCGCCGCCCAGCGCAAAGAAATTATCCCGACGCCCAACCTGCGCCACGCCCAGCACCGTTTGCCAGATCTCGGCCATCAGGGCTTCTGTTTGATTATGTGGCGCGACATAACTGACTTCACTTTGCAGCTCGGCCTTAGGCAGCGCCTTACGGTCTATTTTGCCATTGCTGTTGAGCGGCAAATCGCTGAGTGCCATGATCACCGCAGGCACCATGTAGTCCGGCAGACTGGCCGTCAGCATGGCTTTGAGTGCGGCTTCATCGGGCAGCTCGCCCTGATGGCCACTGACATACGCCACCAGACGCTTACCACTGGGTGTTTCATCCGCCA
The Pseudoalteromonas viridis DNA segment above includes these coding regions:
- a CDS encoding (2,3-dihydroxybenzoyl)adenylate synthase, with the translated sequence MSIEYTPWPEDLAAHYRAQGYWQDKPLTSILHEQLTHNGQGIAVADANRQLSYQQLDDYSSNLAAQLASQGLQSGDTALVQLPNCVEFYISFFALLKLGVAPVCALFNHQRTELQSYCEILQPKLLIVSSAQALFADESFTHELYNRFACISHIMVDHTKGNSELKQAYLQTRTFNAPKLNPEDVAFFQLSGGSTGTPKLIPRTHNDYLYSVVASRDICQLHGDTRYLCALPAPHNFPLSSPGALGVFAAGGSVILASDPSPSHCFPLIERFAITHTALVPPALQLWLQHAPQSQHDLSSLALIQVGGAKLSRTVAEQVRPLLGAQLQQVFGMAEGLVNYTRHDDDDELVLTTQGRPISPDDEIKVVDEHGQPVAPGEAGRLLTRGPYTFRGYYKSPQHNASAFDADGFYASGDLVKQLPSGHLIVVGRDKDQINRGGEKIAAEEVENHLLGHQHIEQVAIVSMPDATLGEKSCAFVVAAEKLTPLQLRKYLRQLGIADFKVPDKFQFVADLPLTAVGKVDKKALRATFDGQA
- a CDS encoding isochorismatase family protein, producing the protein MSIPKLSHYPLPRAAELPENRVDWQLDASRAALLIHDVQHYFVGYYGDNNPLIETMISHIQRLKQFCYEQDIPVFYTAQPIKQGQHERGLLSDMWGPGLQDPAQQPIVDALAPSEQDVVLTKWRYSAFQKCDFEQQLQERGRDQLMIVGIYGHIGVMTTAVDAFMRDIQPFVIADAIADFSRDEHLMALNFVAGRCGKVATVAEILGEETQDITTLEGLKAHILPLIDCEEDEFDEHESLIDYGLDSVQVMNLIALWQQQGIETNFIELAQIPTLAAWVELLEERKED
- a CDS encoding condensation domain-containing protein, with the translated sequence MSSALPLTDSQQAMWLLHTISGRGTLFNVAECIEFQGQISATMLQQALAHVWQSSDCLASRFVHDASFVPQLRPNKDVPQIDIKTQDIQPEDIQAFANDFVAPYMAQSFSLPDEALLKLTLVRTPEQDLLFIVGHHLLLDGYGFGLFTQALNRSYNALQKGRALPNLRFGTQSQLLEWQRSETYLARQQVAKATLIAWLENAPPPQSFSAKDADVTEANRRQSATLSRADWHTIQSAATLCQAAHAELLIAAVCAALVAKSAQYHVTLGMIMMNRQHQVELSTPCVQSNVMPLPLELDAEMTLSQCCRVINQGIKALKSLQTFRVEELKRERNKQGLSPHVYGPTVNLLPFSSSPKYGAVSCQSHILSAGATDDIMLQWHLLQDQPAKLDTDANVARYTDTEQQQVQAQIFAAARCWSAQPNRTLHSVIEELSAGAEYAV
- a CDS encoding SDR family oxidoreductase, whose protein sequence is MPFDTRLKEEYRDKLVWISGVGQGIGLAAAQHFHALGAKVIGFDRQFSDLSVLHRAVECDLSAPEQLAQQLDTLIAQGLAPYNLISVAGVLELGDLEQLTLAQWQHCQHVNSTAVFTFLRACTPHFKQQGTGAVVTVGSNAANTPRQQMAAYCASKAAVTQLTLTAGLELANFGVRCNVIAPGSTLTPMQTGMWQDDQGAQRVIDGFAAQYKLGIPLQKLATAEEIADSIVFVASSLSSHTTMQVLTIDGGATF
- the dapE gene encoding succinyl-diaminopimelate desuccinylase translates to MQVAGTALKRCATLSEQAIALTQKLVRYKSITPDDAGSFCFLVRKLQSLGFDCHEVTRQGVRNLVAKRVFGPGETLAFAGHLDVVPPGPLELWQSPPFAANIQDGRLYGRGVADMKGAIACFIAAVESILAQCTRGSLMFLITCDEEGEAEHGTAALMSHLKQQGIDHLPDYCLVGEPSSRKTLGDVLKIGRRGSLSAHIRVYGRQGHVAYPHNCDNATHHTARLLQRLLALEWDKGTPQMPGTTFQVTQLNSGEFVDNVVPGACDVCFNFRYSSRFNEAELKRLIDDILLDLDLNYDIEWQRPCAPYFNQADEFVALICNAIEAVVRQVPVLTTDGGTSDGRFIASSHTQVIEFGLRNDNIHQVNESADVQDIADLAHIYQLVIQAFCLDPQRIMDAQAEQLEALT
- a CDS encoding lysine N(6)-hydroxylase/L-ornithine N(5)-oxygenase family protein, whose amino-acid sequence is MKLYDVIGIGFGPANLALAIALQEQNKLSDRVCFIEKQQDFLWHGGMLLDNTTMQISFLKDLVSLRNPTSHFSFINYLHHNKRLDNFINLKTFYPSRHEFNDYLGWAASHFRDYCHFGEQVCAVEPVLLDGQVDHLKVISRDSEGQQSVRLTKHLVVSVGGSAKVPAPFDALQDAENVWHSSQYLHNKDKVQDGDRVAVIGAGQSGAEIFADLAAMTEQPEVDMIMRAGAMKPADSSPFVNEIFDPGFTDVVFSKSPEQRDRYFNEFRSTNYSVVDEPLIDHIYASLYQQKLNGTDRLAIRNRTSVNAARINAEGKVVLELENIHGVSQVEYDQLVLATGYQYPSRSPLLEQVSEWLQPNITRHYQLETSEQFKPKIFTQGVNEQTHGISDSLLSILAVRSAEIVDALEL